In Pseudoalteromonas sp. NC201, a single window of DNA contains:
- a CDS encoding TonB-dependent receptor, with amino-acid sequence MKLKLSTITLALLPFFSHQVLADDNLETIVVTGDFQNETIQTLSASASVVDELTIAKRGAQYLDEILGATANVNFTAGASRGRFMQIRGIGLRSQFVDPIYPSVGLLIDGINYSGLGASALLFDTESVIVYRGPQGTKFGSDALAGIVEVNTQAATTAPSLKVKLGAGNYGSYEAGLAAGTGLSDDTAVRVSLYQRESDGYVDNLYLNKPTQQQDEQVARVKLNSQVSDNLALEFAYHHIDTENGYDGFTLDNSRNSVADTPGQDNLSSDAFSLRGIYTRSDLFNVEFKVSGLDADTLYSYDEDWVCNDAAQPALCAAGLHPEGYSSTDAYERNHENGNIEFLIKDKQNDWVVGVFAKRNDVDLTRHYTWLENPFTSAYTVESRAIFGQYVHHLSDKTRLIGGLRAEQYDADYIDSNGFTIETDDVMWGGKVALEYQVVPRTMIYTSLTRGYKVGGVNGEALAKAKDEGLNIPAEHHYFDPEYVWNAEFGVKGESEDKRHLVRVTAFYMQRDDIQLKQWQVSNQQFAGYIDNASKGSNYGLEVEGNLQYTDRLGFSYSAGYLETEIEDFVAASGLNLDGRDQAQAPNYQYSFAVNYELMDNLVVELGVEGKDNYYLSDSHNEQARNHNLINASLSYYGDNWSLTAWGRNLADEDIVVRGFRFGNNPLDGWQDNTYVQYGEPRVYGLSFTYEL; translated from the coding sequence ATGAAGTTAAAACTCTCTACGATCACCTTGGCACTGCTGCCATTTTTCTCTCATCAGGTACTTGCCGACGATAACCTAGAAACCATTGTCGTCACTGGCGATTTTCAGAATGAAACTATCCAGACATTAAGTGCAAGCGCTTCGGTGGTGGACGAACTCACTATCGCTAAACGTGGTGCGCAATATTTAGATGAGATACTAGGTGCCACCGCTAACGTTAACTTTACGGCAGGTGCATCTCGTGGTCGCTTTATGCAAATCCGTGGTATCGGCTTACGTTCACAGTTTGTTGATCCTATTTATCCCAGCGTTGGCTTATTAATTGACGGTATTAATTATTCAGGATTAGGCGCAAGTGCGCTGCTTTTTGATACTGAGTCAGTGATAGTGTATCGCGGCCCTCAAGGCACTAAATTCGGTTCAGATGCTTTAGCTGGAATCGTTGAAGTAAATACCCAAGCCGCCACCACAGCGCCATCATTAAAAGTGAAATTAGGTGCAGGCAATTACGGTAGCTATGAAGCAGGCCTTGCTGCGGGCACTGGATTAAGCGACGACACCGCAGTGCGCGTCAGCCTTTATCAGCGAGAGTCTGACGGTTACGTAGATAACCTCTACCTAAACAAACCCACTCAGCAACAAGACGAGCAAGTAGCAAGAGTGAAACTTAACTCTCAAGTGAGCGACAACCTCGCACTAGAGTTCGCTTATCACCATATTGATACTGAAAACGGGTACGACGGTTTTACCCTAGATAATTCACGTAACAGCGTCGCTGATACCCCGGGCCAAGACAACCTCAGCTCCGATGCGTTTTCACTACGCGGAATTTACACTCGCTCAGACTTATTCAATGTCGAATTTAAAGTATCTGGGCTAGATGCTGATACTTTATATAGCTACGACGAAGATTGGGTATGTAACGACGCAGCTCAACCAGCGCTATGTGCAGCAGGCTTGCACCCAGAAGGATACAGCTCAACCGATGCCTACGAGCGTAACCATGAAAATGGCAATATAGAGTTTTTAATCAAAGATAAGCAAAATGACTGGGTGGTAGGTGTTTTTGCAAAGCGTAACGATGTTGATTTGACCCGTCATTACACTTGGCTTGAGAACCCATTTACGTCAGCATACACCGTAGAAAGTAGAGCGATTTTTGGTCAATACGTACATCACCTATCTGACAAAACCCGTCTTATCGGTGGCCTTCGCGCGGAGCAATATGACGCTGACTATATAGATAGTAACGGCTTTACCATTGAAACCGATGATGTAATGTGGGGCGGAAAAGTTGCACTTGAATATCAAGTTGTACCGCGCACGATGATCTACACCAGCCTTACTCGCGGTTACAAAGTCGGCGGTGTAAACGGCGAAGCACTAGCAAAAGCCAAAGATGAAGGTTTAAACATTCCGGCCGAACACCATTACTTTGACCCAGAGTATGTTTGGAACGCTGAGTTTGGCGTAAAAGGTGAATCTGAAGACAAACGTCACCTTGTGCGGGTTACCGCGTTTTATATGCAACGCGATGATATCCAGTTAAAGCAATGGCAAGTTTCTAACCAACAATTTGCAGGCTACATCGACAACGCCAGTAAAGGCAGTAACTACGGCCTAGAAGTTGAAGGCAACCTACAATACACGGACCGCCTTGGTTTTAGCTATAGCGCAGGCTATTTAGAGACCGAGATTGAAGACTTTGTGGCTGCCAGTGGCCTAAACCTTGATGGTCGTGACCAAGCACAAGCGCCAAATTATCAATACTCGTTTGCCGTCAATTACGAGTTAATGGATAACCTAGTGGTTGAATTGGGGGTGGAAGGCAAAGACAACTATTACCTCTCGGACAGTCACAACGAGCAAGCGCGCAATCATAACCTAATCAACGCAAGCCTTAGTTACTATGGCGATAACTGGTCATTAACGGCTTGGGGTAGAAACCTAGCAGACGAAGACATTGTAGTACGTGGCTTTAGGTTTGGTAATAATCCACTAGACGGCTGGCAAGACAATACCTATGTACAGTACGGCGAGCCGCGCGTTTATGGTCTAAGTTTTACTTACGAACTGTAG
- a CDS encoding helix-turn-helix domain-containing protein produces MLFVTRVRQAKRIELVGKYDKRFTGDDLRRMRKVAGKTTQEMANLVGVERGTYENYEKGVSKFPYEYFEVWCDACGINLNPLREQILALRDKIDDAKLWRKSPTPRNSRSSNEDNGK; encoded by the coding sequence ATGCTGTTTGTGACGCGAGTGCGACAGGCAAAAAGGATTGAGTTGGTGGGGAAATATGATAAGCGCTTTACAGGAGACGACCTGCGCCGCATGCGCAAAGTCGCCGGCAAAACCACGCAAGAAATGGCTAACTTGGTCGGCGTGGAGCGTGGCACTTACGAAAACTACGAAAAAGGCGTCAGCAAATTTCCCTACGAATATTTTGAAGTATGGTGCGACGCCTGCGGCATCAACCTTAATCCACTTAGAGAACAAATCCTTGCCTTAAGAGACAAAATTGACGACGCCAAGTTATGGCGCAAGTCTCCAACACCACGAAATAGCAGATCAAGTAACGAGGATAACGGCAAATGA
- the speD gene encoding adenosylmethionine decarboxylase — protein sequence MNKPFDKIKLHGFNNLTKSLSFSIYDICYAKTEQQRKEYLEYIDEQYSADRLTDILKDVTDIIGANVLNIARQDYEPQGASVTILVSEEPVEQQTFDSNEAPGPLPDSVVAHLDKSHICVHTYPEAHPHDGICTFRADIEVSTCGIISPLKALNFLIHSLESDVVTIDYRVRGFTRDVNGVKHYIDHAIHSIQNYMTEDTKDAYHMVDVNVYQENLFHTKMMLKETDLNAYLFGISTDDLDADEEEEIRLKLNREIQEVFYGRNLPETE from the coding sequence GTGAACAAGCCCTTTGATAAAATTAAACTCCATGGCTTTAACAACTTAACTAAGAGTTTAAGCTTTAGCATTTACGATATTTGCTACGCCAAGACCGAGCAGCAACGTAAAGAATATCTAGAATATATCGATGAGCAGTATAGTGCTGATCGTTTGACGGATATTCTAAAAGACGTAACGGATATTATCGGTGCAAACGTACTGAATATCGCGCGTCAAGATTATGAACCACAAGGGGCGAGTGTGACGATCTTAGTATCAGAAGAGCCTGTTGAACAGCAGACTTTTGATAGTAATGAAGCACCAGGACCATTACCTGATTCAGTGGTTGCACATTTGGATAAGAGTCACATCTGTGTTCATACTTATCCTGAAGCGCACCCACATGATGGCATCTGTACTTTTAGAGCAGATATCGAAGTTTCAACGTGTGGCATTATTTCGCCACTTAAAGCGCTTAACTTCTTAATTCACTCTTTAGAGTCAGATGTGGTGACGATTGATTATCGTGTTCGTGGATTTACTCGTGACGTTAATGGTGTTAAACACTATATCGACCACGCAATTCACTCGATCCAGAATTACATGACGGAAGATACTAAAGACGCATACCACATGGTAGACGTAAACGTGTATCAAGAGAACCTATTCCACACTAAGATGATGCTTAAGGAAACAGACCTAAATGCATATCTATTTGGAATTAGTACTGATGATTTAGACGCAGACGAAGAGGAAGAAATTCGTCTTAAGCTGAATCGTGAAATTCAGGAAGTGTTCTACGGTCGCAATTTACCAGAAACTGAATAA
- a CDS encoding OsmC family protein, which translates to MLASVKWVEGDTFIGRSASGHNVVFDAGSDSAAPSPMEMVLMSAGCCSSVDVVSILQKARQDVTDVEVKLTAERAESAPRVFTKINLHFVVKGRNVSEKHLERAVSLSAEKYCSVALMLEKAVEITHSHEVVEIDEK; encoded by the coding sequence ATGTTAGCTAGCGTAAAATGGGTTGAAGGAGATACCTTTATCGGTCGCTCTGCGTCGGGACATAATGTGGTATTTGATGCCGGTTCAGACAGTGCTGCGCCAAGTCCAATGGAGATGGTATTAATGTCAGCGGGATGTTGTTCGTCAGTCGATGTAGTCAGCATTCTACAAAAGGCGCGTCAGGATGTGACCGACGTGGAAGTAAAATTAACCGCAGAGCGCGCAGAAAGCGCACCTCGGGTTTTTACCAAGATCAATTTACACTTTGTGGTGAAAGGGCGTAATGTCTCTGAAAAACACCTAGAAAGAGCCGTAAGTTTATCCGCTGAAAAGTATTGTTCAGTGGCATTAATGCTTGAAAAAGCAGTAGAAATTACGCATAGCCATGAAGTGGTTGAAATTGACGAAAAATAA
- a CDS encoding DUF3802 family protein, with the protein MVLDKQGYDDLVMYLTQNLALFEKSGTVEPGAPTVMELIEDVIAENVIRICEQHTELSTEQRSMIVREVDGIVYDLQEVLSSVVDRRVTVEQKEFIEEFAGLVKNLFDSAV; encoded by the coding sequence ATGGTTTTAGATAAACAAGGGTACGATGATTTAGTCATGTATTTGACGCAAAACTTAGCCTTGTTTGAGAAGTCTGGGACGGTTGAACCAGGGGCTCCAACAGTCATGGAATTAATCGAAGATGTGATCGCTGAAAACGTTATCCGTATATGCGAGCAGCACACTGAGTTATCTACAGAGCAGCGCAGCATGATCGTGCGTGAGGTAGATGGCATTGTGTACGACTTACAAGAAGTGCTATCAAGTGTTGTTGATAGACGTGTCACCGTAGAACAAAAAGAGTTTATCGAAGAATTCGCAGGTTTGGTCAAAAACCTGTTTGATTCTGCTGTATAG
- the astD gene encoding succinylglutamate-semialdehyde dehydrogenase: MTTHAAQLINGEWIAGQGASFSSVNPANNDVIWSANAATAEQVDGAVKAAREAFYSWSDMSFEARLEIVKRFAEVLKENSEELAIAIAKETGKPLWETRTEAGAMVGKIAISEKAYQERTGVVENPMPVGRAVIRHKAHGVVAVFGPYNFPGHLPNGHIVPALLAGNTVIFKPSELTPYVAELTLKYWQQAGLPAGVINLVQGEVETGKALASHAGIDGLFFTGSSRTGHLLHEQYAGQPGKILALEMGGNNPLIVKDVADTKAAVHDIIQSAFISSGQRCTCARKLFLPAGEQGDTILEQLIKATKAIKVGNFDDADQPFMGSMISNAAAAGMVKAQQQLVELGGDSLIELTHTEGTGFVTPGIIECTNIADFPDEEHFGPLLKIFRYTDFDAAIEKANETSFGLSAGLLGDNEADYERFLRRIRAGIVNWNRPITGASSAAPFGGIGASGNHRASAYYAADYCAYPVASVELEKVTLPSSLSPGLSLD, from the coding sequence ATGACAACACATGCAGCACAACTAATAAATGGTGAGTGGATTGCAGGACAAGGCGCAAGCTTTAGCTCTGTAAACCCAGCAAACAACGACGTTATTTGGAGCGCAAACGCAGCTACTGCTGAGCAAGTTGACGGCGCGGTAAAAGCGGCTCGTGAAGCTTTCTATTCATGGAGCGACATGAGCTTTGAAGCGCGTCTAGAAATCGTTAAGCGTTTCGCTGAAGTATTAAAAGAAAATAGCGAAGAGCTGGCTATTGCAATTGCTAAAGAAACGGGTAAGCCACTTTGGGAAACTCGTACAGAAGCGGGTGCTATGGTAGGTAAAATCGCGATTTCTGAGAAAGCCTATCAAGAGCGTACAGGTGTTGTTGAAAATCCAATGCCAGTTGGCCGTGCCGTGATCCGTCACAAGGCACATGGTGTAGTTGCTGTATTTGGCCCATATAACTTCCCTGGTCACTTACCTAATGGCCACATCGTACCTGCGCTACTTGCTGGTAACACGGTTATCTTTAAGCCATCTGAACTAACGCCATATGTTGCTGAGCTAACGCTTAAATACTGGCAACAAGCGGGTCTTCCTGCTGGCGTGATTAACCTAGTTCAGGGTGAAGTTGAAACAGGTAAAGCACTTGCGTCACACGCCGGTATTGACGGCTTATTCTTTACTGGCTCTTCTCGTACGGGTCACTTGCTACATGAGCAATATGCAGGTCAACCGGGTAAGATTTTAGCGCTTGAAATGGGCGGTAATAACCCGCTTATCGTAAAAGACGTAGCGGATACCAAAGCGGCAGTACACGACATTATTCAATCTGCGTTTATCTCAAGTGGTCAACGTTGTACTTGTGCTCGTAAACTATTCCTTCCTGCGGGTGAACAAGGTGACACAATCCTTGAGCAACTGATCAAAGCAACTAAAGCGATTAAAGTGGGTAACTTTGACGATGCAGATCAACCGTTCATGGGTTCAATGATCTCAAATGCAGCAGCCGCTGGCATGGTAAAAGCACAGCAACAGCTTGTTGAGCTCGGTGGTGATTCGCTTATCGAGCTGACGCACACAGAAGGCACAGGCTTTGTGACGCCAGGTATCATCGAATGTACTAACATTGCAGACTTCCCTGATGAAGAGCACTTTGGTCCGCTGTTAAAAATATTCCGTTACACAGACTTTGACGCAGCTATCGAAAAAGCGAACGAGACAAGCTTTGGCTTATCAGCAGGTCTGCTTGGCGACAACGAAGCTGATTACGAGCGTTTCTTACGTCGTATTCGCGCAGGTATCGTAAACTGGAACCGCCCAATCACTGGCGCTTCAAGTGCAGCTCCGTTTGGTGGTATCGGTGCATCAGGTAACCACCGTGCAAGTGCATACTACGCGGCAGATTACTGTGCATACCCAGTGGCTTCTGTGGAACTAGAAAAGGTAACTTTACCTTCTAGCTTGAGCCCAGGTTTATCTTTGGATTAA
- the astA gene encoding arginine N-succinyltransferase, whose protein sequence is MMILRPIQESDYPALLNIAHESGHGFTSLPVNEELLQKKIARSVASFGKQADKPFDEGYLFVLEDTETGEVVGTSGIEAAVGLDDAFYHYHLSKVIHSSRTLDVYKAVDILTLCNDYTGATELCTLFLKDGYRKGANGKLLSRSRFMFINQHRARFAETVIAEMRGVSNEQGESPFWQWLEEHFFSMDFPTADYLTGIGQKVFIAELMPKYPIYVNLLSKEAQAVIGEVHDNTRPAIELLKSEGFTFNGYVDIFDAGPTVEAKVGNIRTVRNSETRTVKIGESNGGFPVMVANGKLVDYRATVIELALTDGNEVTLAPHVAAALKVEEGDQVSLVKI, encoded by the coding sequence ATGATGATCCTTCGCCCAATCCAAGAAAGCGATTATCCAGCGCTTTTAAACATTGCTCACGAATCAGGCCACGGTTTTACCTCTTTGCCTGTTAACGAAGAGCTATTACAGAAGAAGATTGCACGCTCAGTTGCTTCCTTTGGCAAGCAAGCTGACAAGCCTTTTGATGAAGGCTATTTATTTGTATTAGAAGATACTGAAACAGGCGAGGTGGTTGGTACCAGTGGTATCGAAGCTGCGGTTGGTTTAGATGATGCGTTTTATCATTATCACCTAAGCAAAGTGATCCACTCTTCACGCACACTCGATGTTTATAAAGCAGTGGATATTTTAACGCTATGTAATGACTACACTGGCGCGACGGAATTATGCACCCTGTTTTTAAAAGATGGCTATCGCAAAGGCGCAAACGGCAAACTGCTATCTCGCTCTCGCTTTATGTTTATTAACCAACATCGTGCTCGTTTTGCTGAAACCGTTATCGCGGAAATGCGTGGTGTTTCTAACGAGCAAGGCGAAAGCCCGTTCTGGCAATGGCTTGAAGAGCATTTCTTCTCGATGGATTTCCCGACAGCGGATTATCTAACGGGTATCGGCCAAAAGGTCTTTATTGCTGAATTAATGCCAAAGTACCCAATCTACGTGAACCTGCTTAGTAAAGAAGCACAAGCGGTGATTGGTGAAGTTCATGACAATACGCGTCCTGCGATTGAGCTACTAAAAAGCGAAGGTTTCACATTTAATGGTTATGTTGATATCTTCGACGCGGGTCCAACGGTAGAAGCAAAAGTGGGGAACATCCGCACGGTTCGCAATAGTGAAACTCGTACTGTGAAAATAGGCGAAAGCAACGGTGGATTCCCTGTTATGGTCGCAAATGGTAAACTTGTTGATTATCGCGCGACAGTAATTGAGTTAGCCCTGACTGATGGCAATGAAGTTACGCTTGCTCCACATGTTGCCGCGGCGCTAAAAGTTGAAGAAGGCGATCAAGTAAGCCTAGTAAAGATTTAA
- a CDS encoding aspartate aminotransferase family protein has translation MTINRELFDDVMVPNYAPSAVIPVKGEGSRVWDQEGREYIDFAGGIAVNCLGHCHPALVGALKEQGEKIWHLSNVMTNEPALRLAKKLTDATFAEKVYFANSGAEANEAALKLARRWALDKFGAEKSQIISFNKGFHGRTFFTVTVGGQAAYSDGFGPKPGDIVHTDYNDLAAFEALISDNTCAVMMEPLQGEGGIISPTAEFVKGVRELCDKHNALLIFDEVQTGVGRTGDLYAYQGLNVTPDILTTAKALGGGFPIGAMITTTEIAAHLKVGTHGSTYGGNPLACAVAEAAFDTVNTTAVLDGVKAKEQLFRELLNDINEKYNVFTEVRGKGLLLGGVVTEKYEGKAKEFLVEGIKQGVMSLVAGANVVRFTPSLVIPEADIREGMARFEKAVATVVANNA, from the coding sequence ATGACTATCAATCGTGAATTGTTTGACGACGTAATGGTACCTAACTACGCACCTTCAGCGGTAATTCCAGTGAAAGGTGAAGGTTCTCGAGTATGGGATCAGGAAGGTCGTGAGTACATCGACTTTGCTGGTGGTATCGCAGTTAACTGTCTAGGTCATTGTCACCCAGCTTTGGTGGGCGCGCTTAAAGAGCAAGGCGAGAAAATTTGGCATCTATCTAACGTGATGACCAATGAGCCTGCACTACGTTTAGCGAAAAAGCTAACTGATGCCACGTTCGCAGAAAAAGTCTACTTTGCAAACTCAGGTGCAGAAGCGAACGAAGCGGCGCTTAAACTAGCACGCCGTTGGGCACTAGATAAGTTTGGTGCTGAAAAGTCGCAAATCATCTCTTTCAACAAAGGTTTCCACGGCCGTACTTTCTTCACTGTAACTGTAGGTGGTCAAGCTGCATACTCTGATGGCTTTGGTCCAAAGCCGGGCGACATTGTTCACACAGACTATAACGATTTAGCGGCATTTGAAGCGCTTATTTCAGACAACACTTGTGCCGTGATGATGGAGCCGCTACAAGGCGAAGGTGGTATCATTTCACCAACGGCTGAGTTCGTAAAAGGTGTTCGCGAGCTGTGTGACAAGCACAACGCGCTACTTATTTTTGATGAAGTGCAAACTGGTGTTGGCCGTACTGGTGACCTGTATGCATACCAAGGTTTAAACGTAACCCCTGATATTTTAACAACGGCTAAAGCGCTTGGCGGTGGTTTCCCTATCGGCGCGATGATCACAACAACTGAGATTGCTGCGCACCTAAAAGTGGGTACTCACGGTTCTACATACGGCGGTAACCCGCTGGCGTGTGCGGTTGCAGAAGCAGCATTTGACACAGTAAACACAACAGCAGTACTTGATGGCGTAAAAGCAAAAGAGCAGCTGTTCCGTGAACTACTAAACGACATCAACGAAAAGTACAACGTATTTACCGAAGTACGTGGTAAAGGTCTATTGCTTGGTGGTGTAGTCACTGAAAAGTACGAAGGCAAAGCAAAAGAATTCTTGGTTGAAGGTATCAAGCAAGGCGTGATGTCACTGGTTGCAGGTGCAAACGTAGTACGTTTCACTCCATCTCTAGTTATTCCAGAAGCTGACATCCGCGAAGGGATGGCACGTTTTGAAAAAGCCGTTGCTACGGTAGTTGCTAACAACGCTTAA
- a CDS encoding HDOD domain-containing protein, with the protein MTQENKQIRMAQALSERAHDLLISLNFAQKQIGYIHTFDISYGENIAQRTMLEVEIAAAAKRQESSTSHHKYIAKASKHLHSVIEEAITKQLHDLDNIYHEVIGIQDSVPAILDILAVRSASVGRLEPLVNDLSWLGRELVSLVNLPQYRKKNSKGTSIKVDTPALALRYLGLENLQMVIPTMAVRHWMPHATEPFGLMKRKLRELSMSTAIAAKELAPFFGVKEQHAFTLGMLLELGKVALIRLYLRTFEKVWQAKVQIARDKKQKDLHTALMELSPDPLFLRNLLIEHSAEISRKLIEKMELRYLPFNAVMEEYAQTYLPNAHKNIADPLPLTQVMQKAYGYAQLLVLKDSQLIEDDEAEILLNHLELTEEMRQQLAKCAFHNLQLTIL; encoded by the coding sequence ATGACGCAAGAAAATAAGCAAATTAGAATGGCACAAGCGCTATCCGAGCGTGCCCATGACCTTCTTATCAGCCTCAACTTTGCGCAAAAGCAAATAGGCTATATCCATACATTTGATATTAGCTATGGGGAGAATATCGCACAGCGCACTATGCTAGAGGTGGAAATTGCAGCGGCTGCAAAACGCCAAGAAAGCAGCACAAGCCATCACAAATATATTGCCAAAGCGAGTAAGCATCTACATTCCGTTATCGAAGAAGCCATTACAAAGCAACTGCATGACCTTGATAATATCTATCATGAAGTCATTGGCATTCAAGACTCCGTTCCTGCAATTTTAGACATTCTTGCCGTGCGCTCAGCTTCAGTTGGGCGTTTAGAACCTTTGGTTAATGACTTAAGTTGGTTGGGTCGTGAGCTGGTTTCGCTAGTCAACTTGCCACAGTATCGCAAAAAAAACAGTAAAGGCACGTCCATTAAGGTCGACACGCCGGCATTAGCATTAAGGTATTTAGGCCTTGAGAACTTGCAAATGGTGATCCCGACAATGGCGGTAAGACACTGGATGCCGCATGCTACAGAACCATTTGGCTTAATGAAGCGTAAATTACGCGAGCTGAGCATGAGCACGGCCATTGCGGCAAAAGAGCTGGCACCATTTTTTGGGGTAAAAGAACAGCATGCGTTTACTTTAGGCATGTTACTAGAGCTTGGGAAAGTGGCCTTGATCCGTCTTTATTTACGCACCTTTGAAAAGGTGTGGCAAGCCAAGGTGCAAATAGCACGAGACAAAAAGCAAAAAGACCTACACACCGCATTAATGGAGTTATCTCCTGATCCGTTATTTTTACGTAACTTGTTGATAGAACATTCAGCAGAGATTTCACGTAAGCTAATTGAAAAAATGGAGTTACGTTATTTACCCTTTAATGCCGTCATGGAAGAGTATGCGCAAACTTATCTACCAAATGCGCATAAAAACATTGCCGACCCATTACCACTGACACAAGTGATGCAAAAAGCCTATGGCTACGCACAACTGCTTGTTTTAAAAGATAGCCAGTTAATTGAAGACGACGAAGCCGAGATTTTGCTCAATCATTTAGAACTTACCGAGGAAATGCGTCAGCAATTGGCAAAATGTGCGTTCCATAACCTGCAGTTGACGATTTTGTAA
- a CDS encoding anthranilate synthase component II: MLLMIDNYDSFTYNLVQYFQRLDVDVLVKRNDEISASQIKQLNPKYVVLSPGPCSPDEAGISLEVVKRLQGQIPILGICLGHQTIAQALGGKIIRAKQVMHGKTSQVHHNNMGVFQGLPSPYEVCRYHSLVVEQSSLPKSLAVTAWTQTQEGERDEIMGLLASDRALEGVQFHPEAILTEHGLALLDNFIKRF, translated from the coding sequence ATGCTGTTGATGATTGATAACTATGATTCCTTTACTTACAACCTAGTGCAGTATTTTCAGCGCTTAGACGTGGATGTGCTGGTAAAGCGGAATGATGAAATCAGCGCCTCACAAATCAAGCAGCTTAATCCCAAATATGTTGTGCTATCTCCTGGCCCTTGCAGTCCTGATGAAGCGGGGATCTCGCTTGAAGTCGTAAAACGTCTACAGGGACAAATCCCTATTCTTGGCATTTGCCTTGGTCATCAAACTATTGCACAAGCTTTAGGTGGTAAAATCATTCGAGCAAAACAAGTGATGCATGGTAAAACGTCGCAAGTGCACCATAACAATATGGGTGTATTTCAAGGTCTGCCATCACCATACGAAGTATGCCGCTACCACTCTTTGGTTGTTGAGCAAAGTAGCTTACCAAAATCTCTAGCCGTAACGGCTTGGACACAGACGCAAGAAGGTGAACGTGATGAAATTATGGGGCTCTTGGCATCCGATAGAGCACTTGAAGGTGTGCAATTTCACCCAGAAGCTATCCTCACTGAACACGGCTTAGCATTACTTGATAACTTTATAAAACGCTTCTAA
- the trpS gene encoding tryptophan--tRNA ligase, translating to MSKPVVLSGIQPTGGMTIGNYVGAINQWLKLQNDHDCYFMLVDLHAITVRQEPQQLRDRVLDGVALYTACGIDPDKSSLFVQSQVPEHAQLGWVLNCYAQMGELNRMTQFKDKSAKHANNVNVGLFAYPVLQAADILLYQADQVPVGEDQKQHLELTRDIATRFNNLYGDVFKIPEPYIPEFGARVMSLQDPSKKMSKSDENPNGFVMLLDEPKKIEKKLKKAVTDSDEQARIYFDRVEKPGVSNLLTLLSVATKRSIEELVPEYEDKMYGHLKKDTADAVVNMLEPIQARFKEIREDQTLLNEIMKKGAEKASIRAEKTLKAVYDAVGFIPRG from the coding sequence ATGAGTAAACCTGTAGTATTAAGTGGTATTCAGCCAACCGGTGGTATGACAATAGGCAATTACGTAGGTGCCATTAACCAGTGGCTTAAACTACAAAACGATCATGATTGTTACTTTATGTTGGTTGACTTGCATGCCATTACGGTTCGCCAAGAGCCACAGCAACTACGCGATCGCGTATTAGACGGCGTAGCACTATATACTGCTTGCGGCATCGACCCAGATAAATCGTCACTTTTTGTGCAATCACAGGTTCCTGAGCATGCTCAACTAGGTTGGGTGCTGAACTGTTATGCACAGATGGGTGAATTAAACCGCATGACGCAGTTTAAAGATAAGTCAGCAAAGCACGCCAATAACGTAAATGTTGGCTTATTCGCCTATCCAGTATTGCAAGCTGCGGATATTTTATTGTATCAAGCGGATCAAGTACCGGTTGGTGAAGACCAAAAGCAACACCTTGAGTTGACCCGCGATATCGCAACGCGCTTTAACAACTTGTACGGCGATGTCTTTAAGATCCCAGAACCTTATATTCCAGAGTTTGGCGCTCGTGTTATGAGTTTGCAAGACCCGAGCAAGAAGATGTCAAAATCAGACGAAAACCCAAATGGTTTTGTGATGCTGTTGGACGAACCGAAGAAGATAGAGAAAAAGCTGAAAAAAGCGGTAACGGATTCAGATGAGCAAGCACGCATTTACTTTGATCGTGTTGAAAAGCCAGGAGTATCCAACTTACTGACTCTACTAAGTGTTGCAACTAAACGCTCAATTGAAGAGTTAGTGCCAGAGTACGAAGACAAAATGTACGGCCATTTGAAGAAAGACACTGCCGATGCGGTAGTGAATATGCTTGAGCCTATTCAAGCGCGCTTTAAAGAAATCCGTGAAGATCAAACTCTGCTGAACGAAATCATGAAAAAAGGTGCGGAAAAAGCAAGTATTCGTGCCGAAAAAACGCTTAAAGCTGTGTATGACGCCGTCGGTTTTATTCCTCGCGGTTAA